The following proteins come from a genomic window of Solwaraspora sp. WMMA2065:
- a CDS encoding NAD-dependent epimerase/dehydratase family protein → MLVLVTGGTGFVGAHTVAATLAAGHRVRVLARDPAGVSRAMAPLGVPETAVDVVLGDVTDAVAVDRAVRDTDAVVHAASVYSFDSRRHAATRRTNVRGTELVLAAARNHGVARTVYVSTVGALLPAAGSPLDPSAAHGPSSLLGPRSPVGTASEPYLASKAAAERVARRHQEQGAPVVISYPPALLGPDDPKVGDQTARLRYVLRGMMPVWPTGGFPAGDVRDTAALHAALLTAPSDGLDRHFGPGRYVSTRDYVATVRAVTGRRLPTVFLPARAMLPFARLTDLVQRVWPWHIPAEYGACYVCACAAHPPQEEPLVGPPARPFSRTVADTVRWLHRTGRLSAGQAGRASTDPAGRPLPDRQ, encoded by the coding sequence ATGTTGGTCCTGGTCACCGGCGGCACCGGATTCGTCGGCGCGCACACGGTCGCGGCCACCCTCGCCGCCGGCCATCGGGTCCGGGTGCTGGCCCGCGACCCCGCCGGGGTGTCCCGGGCCATGGCGCCGTTGGGAGTGCCCGAGACAGCGGTCGACGTGGTGCTCGGCGACGTCACCGACGCGGTCGCAGTCGACCGGGCGGTCCGGGACACGGACGCGGTGGTGCACGCCGCATCGGTCTACTCGTTCGACAGCCGGCGGCACGCCGCGACCCGGCGGACCAACGTACGCGGAACCGAGCTGGTGCTGGCGGCGGCGCGTAACCATGGGGTGGCCCGTACGGTGTACGTGTCCACGGTGGGCGCGTTGCTGCCGGCGGCCGGCTCGCCGCTCGATCCGAGCGCTGCGCACGGCCCGAGTTCGCTGCTCGGCCCGCGCTCGCCGGTCGGCACCGCCAGCGAGCCCTACCTGGCCAGCAAGGCGGCGGCGGAACGGGTCGCCCGCCGACACCAGGAGCAGGGCGCGCCGGTGGTGATCAGTTACCCGCCGGCGCTGCTCGGTCCGGACGACCCGAAGGTCGGCGACCAGACCGCCCGGCTGCGGTACGTGCTGCGCGGCATGATGCCGGTCTGGCCAACCGGCGGTTTCCCGGCCGGCGACGTCCGCGACACCGCCGCCCTGCACGCGGCGCTGCTCACCGCGCCGAGCGACGGCCTGGACCGGCACTTCGGGCCGGGACGGTACGTCAGCACCCGCGACTACGTGGCCACCGTCCGCGCGGTGACCGGGCGACGGCTGCCGACGGTGTTCCTGCCGGCCCGGGCGATGTTGCCGTTCGCCCGGCTCACCGACCTGGTGCAGCGGGTCTGGCCGTGGCACATCCCGGCTGAGTACGGCGCCTGCTACGTCTGCGCCTGCGCGGCGCACCCGCCGCAGGAGGAGCCGTTGGTCGGGCCGCCCGCCCGTCCGTTCAGCCGAACGGTCGCCGACACGGTGCGCTGGCTGCACCGGACCGGGCGGCTCTCCGCCGGGCAGGCCGGACGGGCGTCGACCGACCCGGCCGGACGGCCATTGCCCGACCGACAGTGA
- a CDS encoding carboxymuconolactone decarboxylase family protein — protein sequence METTTKQPGIRVPLIDEEHAEGRTAELYEQIKAVTGLPFVPDMFRLTSTNPRLLEVVVAGYGGIFKGDTLPRDLKELISAWTSKLNGCPYCVGTHSWFLSEFGGSEELVEAVSTASTAEELPVDERTRPLMKLVEKVSTGAYKITDADWEQAAAAGWSDAEMLEAVFCASLFAFINRLVDATGLGTSTDRSRIARQGDE from the coding sequence ATGGAAACGACGACAAAGCAGCCGGGAATCCGGGTCCCGCTGATTGACGAGGAGCACGCCGAAGGCCGCACCGCCGAACTCTACGAGCAGATCAAGGCAGTCACCGGGCTGCCGTTCGTGCCGGACATGTTCCGGCTCACCTCGACCAATCCTCGGCTGCTCGAGGTGGTCGTCGCCGGCTACGGGGGCATCTTCAAGGGCGACACCCTGCCCCGCGATCTCAAAGAGCTGATCTCGGCCTGGACGTCCAAGCTGAACGGCTGCCCGTACTGCGTGGGCACGCACAGCTGGTTCCTCAGCGAGTTCGGTGGCAGCGAGGAGCTGGTCGAGGCCGTCTCGACCGCCTCGACCGCCGAGGAGCTGCCGGTCGACGAGCGGACCCGGCCGCTGATGAAGCTGGTCGAGAAGGTCAGCACCGGCGCGTACAAGATCACCGACGCCGACTGGGAACAGGCCGCCGCCGCCGGCTGGAGCGACGCCGAGATGCTCGAGGCGGTCTTCTGCGCCAGCCTGTTCGCCTTCATCAACCGGCTGGTCGACGCGACCGGGTTGGGTACGTCAACCGACCGCAGCCGGATCGCCCGACAGGGCGACGAGTGA
- a CDS encoding cytochrome P450, which translates to MTALADQPSRLRPPGPSPWSAPALLARMARNRLDVMRSVSARYGDAVRLPLGPKTLYFFNHPDHAKHVLAENPGNYHKGIGLVHARRTLGDGLLTSEGELWRKQRKTIQPVFQARRIARQAGAIAEEAVGLADRLHTMVGRDEPVDIRHEMTDLTLGVLGRTLLDTDLGEFGGIGDAFEAVQDQAIFEMMSLGAVPTWVPLPRQRRFRRARAELQDVVDQLVARRRAAGGIAERDDVVSRLIGSTNEEADPQVARQRMRDELVTLLLAGHETTASTLTWAFHLLDRHHDVWERVHAEAVEVLGDRTPVYEDLHRLRYTAMVVDEVMRLYPPVWLLPRIAQGDDVVGGYHVPAGADLVLCPYTLHRHPDFWAHPDRFDPDRFDPDRSTDRPRYAYIPFGAGPRFCVGNNLGLMEAVFVIACVARRLRMSVQPGYRLVPEPMLTLRVRGGLPMRVHEA; encoded by the coding sequence GTGACGGCGCTCGCCGACCAGCCCAGCCGGCTGCGTCCCCCCGGGCCGTCACCCTGGTCGGCACCGGCCCTGCTGGCCCGGATGGCCCGTAACCGGTTGGATGTGATGCGGTCGGTGTCGGCCCGCTACGGCGACGCCGTCCGGCTGCCGCTGGGGCCGAAGACCCTGTACTTCTTCAACCACCCCGACCACGCCAAGCACGTGCTCGCTGAGAACCCGGGCAACTACCACAAGGGGATCGGGCTGGTCCACGCCCGCCGTACCCTCGGTGACGGCCTGCTGACCAGCGAGGGTGAGCTGTGGCGCAAGCAGCGCAAGACGATCCAGCCGGTGTTCCAGGCCCGGCGCATCGCCCGGCAGGCCGGCGCGATCGCCGAGGAGGCGGTCGGGCTGGCCGACCGGCTGCACACCATGGTCGGCCGCGACGAACCGGTCGACATCCGTCACGAGATGACCGACCTGACCCTCGGGGTGCTGGGCCGGACCCTGCTCGACACCGACCTGGGTGAGTTCGGCGGCATCGGCGACGCGTTCGAAGCCGTCCAGGACCAGGCCATCTTCGAGATGATGTCGCTGGGCGCGGTGCCGACCTGGGTGCCGTTGCCCCGGCAGCGGCGGTTCCGCCGGGCCCGCGCCGAGCTGCAGGACGTCGTCGACCAGCTGGTTGCCCGGCGGCGGGCGGCCGGCGGCATCGCCGAACGCGACGATGTGGTGTCCCGGCTGATCGGATCGACCAACGAGGAAGCCGATCCGCAGGTCGCCCGGCAGCGGATGCGCGACGAGCTGGTGACCCTGCTGCTGGCCGGTCACGAGACCACCGCCAGCACCTTGACCTGGGCGTTCCATCTGCTCGACCGGCATCACGACGTCTGGGAGCGGGTGCACGCCGAAGCGGTCGAGGTGCTCGGCGACCGGACACCGGTCTACGAGGACCTGCACCGGCTGCGGTACACCGCGATGGTCGTCGACGAGGTGATGCGGCTCTACCCGCCGGTCTGGCTGCTGCCCCGGATCGCCCAGGGCGACGACGTGGTCGGTGGCTACCATGTGCCGGCCGGCGCTGACCTGGTGCTCTGCCCGTACACCCTGCACCGGCATCCGGATTTCTGGGCGCATCCGGACCGGTTCGACCCGGACCGGTTCGACCCCGACCGCAGCACCGACCGGCCCCGGTACGCGTACATCCCGTTCGGCGCCGGCCCGCGCTTCTGCGTCGGCAACAACCTGGGGCTGATGGAGGCGGTGTTCGTTATCGCCTGCGTGGCGCGTCGGCTGCGGATGTCGGTGCAGCCCGGCTACCGCCTGGTTCCGGAACCGATGCTGACCCTGCGGGTCCGGGGCGGCCTGCCGATGCGGGTCCACGAGGCCTGA
- a CDS encoding SDR family NAD(P)-dependent oxidoreductase — MTRSRAILLTGASSGTGMSSGSGKAAALRLHRAGWPVYATGRNVDALADLAAEGITVMHLDVTDEESMAAAVKRITDEHGAVGTLINNAAYSLNGTIGETPMDEVRAQFETNVFGLCRLTQMVLPGMREQGGGRVVLMSSIFGLFATPGRGYYQATKHALEAIGDSLRHEVARFDIKVVLIEPSPILGGFVPDSVADLGMQSHGNPALYKDFWDYFVQWHQAYRLSDNPPLRGKMAVRAEHVAKVIETAVTHPNPRVRYRLGIPARLLTRMRATIGDRNWDRFVRAFFPIP, encoded by the coding sequence GTGACACGATCCCGCGCGATCCTGCTGACCGGTGCGTCGTCGGGCACCGGCATGTCGTCCGGCTCGGGCAAGGCGGCCGCGCTGCGCCTGCACCGAGCCGGCTGGCCGGTCTACGCCACCGGCCGCAACGTCGACGCGCTGGCCGATCTGGCCGCCGAGGGCATCACCGTGATGCATCTCGACGTCACCGACGAGGAGTCGATGGCCGCTGCGGTCAAGCGGATCACCGACGAACACGGCGCGGTCGGCACGTTGATCAACAACGCCGCGTACAGCCTCAACGGCACCATCGGGGAGACCCCGATGGACGAGGTACGGGCCCAGTTCGAGACGAACGTCTTCGGTCTGTGCCGGCTCACCCAGATGGTCCTGCCCGGGATGCGGGAGCAGGGCGGTGGCCGGGTGGTGCTGATGTCGTCGATCTTCGGACTGTTCGCGACGCCAGGTCGGGGCTACTACCAGGCCACCAAGCACGCGTTGGAGGCGATCGGCGACTCGCTGCGACACGAGGTGGCCCGGTTCGACATCAAGGTGGTGCTGATCGAGCCGTCGCCGATCCTCGGCGGTTTCGTCCCGGACAGCGTCGCCGACCTCGGCATGCAGTCGCACGGCAACCCGGCGCTGTACAAGGACTTCTGGGACTACTTCGTACAGTGGCACCAGGCGTACCGGCTCAGCGACAACCCGCCGCTGCGCGGCAAGATGGCGGTCCGCGCCGAGCATGTAGCCAAGGTCATCGAGACCGCGGTCACCCACCCCAACCCGCGCGTCCGGTACCGACTCGGGATACCCGCCCGGCTGCTGACCCGGATGCGGGCGACGATCGGTGACCGCAACTGGGACCGGTTCGTCCGCGCGTTCTTCCCCATCCCCTGA
- a CDS encoding helix-turn-helix transcriptional regulator yields MPNAVERAIAIMWDRYHEPLSLDAMADSAFLSRFYFSRLFRSKTGTSPGRFLTAIRLYKAKHLLLETDMSVTDIAYAVGYNSLGTFISRFTRSVGISPARYRWLAEHGIPQLSQPRSAGSRRAATISGKVVLPPIDVPVKVYVGVFDSPIVQGLPAACDILEASGDYLLTDVPEGEWYLRAAAIALDDITARPSTRRPLAVGAHEPLSVTVGTDLTVDLELHATGVFDLPILIALPELDGHVTGSRSRRSRGRDERRVAGRTRVVGAIRS; encoded by the coding sequence GTGCCTAACGCCGTCGAACGGGCTATTGCCATCATGTGGGACCGCTACCACGAGCCACTCTCACTCGACGCTATGGCCGATTCTGCCTTTCTGAGTCGTTTTTACTTTTCCAGATTGTTTCGGTCCAAGACGGGCACGTCGCCCGGCCGCTTCCTGACAGCGATCCGGCTGTACAAGGCGAAACACCTGCTGCTGGAGACCGACATGAGCGTCACCGACATCGCCTACGCCGTCGGCTACAACAGTCTGGGCACCTTCATCAGTCGGTTCACCCGCAGCGTCGGCATCTCGCCGGCACGCTACCGGTGGCTCGCCGAGCACGGCATCCCACAGTTGTCCCAGCCCCGGTCGGCCGGCAGCCGGCGAGCTGCCACGATCAGCGGAAAGGTCGTGCTGCCGCCGATCGACGTTCCGGTCAAGGTCTACGTCGGAGTGTTCGACAGCCCGATCGTGCAAGGGCTGCCCGCCGCCTGCGACATCCTCGAGGCGTCCGGCGACTACCTGCTCACCGATGTTCCGGAAGGCGAATGGTACCTGAGGGCAGCCGCGATCGCGCTGGACGACATCACCGCCCGCCCATCGACCCGACGTCCGCTCGCGGTCGGCGCGCACGAGCCGTTGTCGGTGACGGTCGGCACCGATCTCACCGTCGACCTGGAACTGCACGCCACCGGCGTCTTCGACCTGCCCATCCTGATCGCACTGCCCGAACTCGACGGGCACGTGACCGGTTCCCGGAGCCGTCGGTCCCGCGGCCGTGACGAACGGCGCGTCGCCGGGCGGACCCGGGTGGTCGGCGCGATCCGATCGTGA
- a CDS encoding carboxymuconolactone decarboxylase family protein, with product MEGDFGVLAPPVALHAAAPEMLAAAWLVLRETLIVPGLASRAAKEAVATAVSAGNACPYCAMIHNSALTVLGPGRRDQPATNAPELDVFVEWVMSVDHPGRPVDPQFPAEQLADLVGVAVLLHYLNRMVNVFLRDVPLPPKVPEFTLPPVLWVLGRQMAGAARQAHVPGAALGLLPAADLPADLSWAADNDTVAQAYARACAAIDDAGARALPANIRALVSDNLARWGGGPRGISRVWVEELIAPLPADQRPVARLALLVAFASYQVDPAVIERCRQVGADDRTLVELSSWAAMAAARRVGNLLPMRG from the coding sequence ATGGAAGGCGACTTCGGGGTGCTCGCGCCGCCGGTGGCCCTGCATGCTGCGGCACCTGAGATGCTCGCCGCGGCGTGGCTGGTGCTGCGCGAGACGTTGATCGTGCCCGGGCTGGCGTCCCGGGCGGCCAAGGAGGCGGTGGCCACCGCCGTCTCGGCCGGCAACGCCTGCCCGTACTGCGCCATGATCCACAACAGCGCGCTCACCGTGCTCGGTCCGGGCCGGCGCGACCAGCCCGCGACGAACGCCCCGGAACTGGACGTCTTCGTCGAATGGGTGATGTCGGTGGACCATCCGGGCAGGCCGGTCGATCCTCAGTTTCCGGCCGAGCAGCTCGCCGACCTGGTCGGTGTGGCGGTGTTGTTGCACTACCTCAACCGGATGGTGAACGTGTTCCTCCGTGACGTACCGCTACCGCCCAAGGTGCCGGAGTTCACGCTGCCGCCGGTGCTGTGGGTGCTCGGTCGTCAGATGGCCGGTGCCGCCCGTCAGGCGCACGTACCCGGGGCCGCCCTCGGCCTGCTGCCCGCCGCCGACCTGCCCGCCGACCTGTCCTGGGCGGCTGACAACGACACCGTCGCCCAGGCGTACGCGCGGGCCTGCGCCGCGATCGACGACGCCGGCGCCCGCGCGCTGCCGGCGAACATCCGCGCCCTGGTGTCGGACAATCTCGCCCGGTGGGGTGGCGGGCCACGTGGGATCAGTCGGGTCTGGGTCGAGGAACTGATCGCGCCGTTGCCCGCCGACCAGCGGCCGGTGGCGCGGCTGGCGCTGCTGGTCGCCTTCGCCTCCTACCAGGTGGATCCCGCCGTCATCGAGCGCTGCCGGCAGGTCGGCGCCGACGACCGTACGCTGGTCGAGCTCTCCTCCTGGGCGGCGATGGCGGCGGCCCGGCGGGTGGGCAATTTGCTCCCGATGCGGGGGTAG
- a CDS encoding maleylpyruvate isomerase family mycothiol-dependent enzyme translates to MSESDSVRAESGVSGAGPDPAGPIPTGPAAAGYRQVRRNVTELLTAGPPDLAAAVPGCPDWSIADLASHLVQVCARVYERIAAGETATEGTGGGPTPAGIQFSLLPSDRATAPLPAGGIGELLDDWTRLSGPVEQFLGEPFTVRRGILVMDAFTHELDLRRALGVDPPAPQHPALPIAMGILAKGLSLSTRNRGLPALRVETDLGQWPIGEGAPAATVAGSWHDVYQAMSGRLTEERIRALRWSADPAPWLAAFTWGPFVVPVR, encoded by the coding sequence ATGTCCGAAAGCGACTCCGTCCGCGCCGAGTCGGGTGTCTCGGGCGCCGGGCCGGATCCCGCCGGGCCGATTCCGACCGGACCGGCTGCGGCCGGGTACCGGCAGGTCCGCCGGAACGTGACCGAGCTGCTCACCGCGGGTCCGCCGGACCTGGCTGCGGCCGTACCCGGCTGCCCGGACTGGAGCATCGCGGACCTGGCCAGCCACCTGGTCCAGGTCTGTGCCCGGGTGTATGAGCGGATCGCCGCGGGTGAGACGGCGACGGAAGGCACCGGCGGCGGACCGACGCCGGCCGGCATCCAGTTCTCACTGCTGCCGTCGGACCGCGCGACCGCACCGCTGCCGGCCGGTGGGATCGGCGAGCTCCTCGACGACTGGACGCGGTTGAGCGGGCCGGTCGAGCAGTTCCTCGGCGAACCGTTCACCGTCCGACGGGGCATTCTCGTAATGGACGCGTTCACCCACGAGTTGGATCTACGCCGGGCGCTCGGGGTGGATCCGCCGGCACCGCAGCACCCGGCGCTGCCGATAGCGATGGGCATCTTGGCGAAAGGACTATCGCTGTCGACCCGCAACCGCGGCCTGCCGGCGCTGCGGGTGGAGACCGACCTCGGCCAGTGGCCGATCGGCGAGGGTGCGCCCGCGGCCACCGTCGCCGGCTCCTGGCACGACGTCTACCAGGCGATGTCCGGCCGGTTGACCGAGGAACGGATCCGCGCGCTGCGCTGGAGCGCGGACCCGGCACCGTGGCTCGCGGCGTTCACCTGGGGACCGTTCGTCGTCCCCGTCCGCTGA
- a CDS encoding DUF1702 family protein, whose amino-acid sequence MTGIIRGLRQRVLTPDISQTRVSVRGFHDKGPEAVEVLESVGASFLAGLSSAAGARRVTDVDTDLAPLPTRFQGFAYEGAAMGFALVDAITPGKPRRSAEFLAGTGDRHVYMAYVGIGWAMARLPRFLWGRASAAATDPLLRWLVLDGYGFHQAYFHTAEYVVNRRTVRGFPWPSEGPTWYADRVVDQGIGRAIWFVAGSDPTRAADLIDAFPVARHQDLYSGAGLAATYAGGATEEELALFLRRSGDHAPFVAQASAFAAQARVRAGLLMPHTELATEVFCRTGAVEAARITDEEIPPVTAESDLPAYEIWRCAIAARFRADVGAQP is encoded by the coding sequence GTGACCGGAATCATCCGAGGGCTCCGGCAACGGGTCCTGACCCCTGACATTTCGCAGACCCGGGTATCCGTTCGTGGCTTCCACGACAAAGGGCCGGAAGCAGTTGAGGTTCTGGAATCCGTCGGTGCCTCGTTCCTCGCCGGGCTCTCCTCAGCCGCCGGTGCTCGGCGGGTCACCGACGTCGACACCGACCTCGCTCCGCTGCCGACCCGCTTCCAGGGGTTCGCCTACGAGGGCGCGGCGATGGGCTTCGCCCTGGTCGACGCGATCACCCCGGGGAAACCCCGGCGCAGCGCCGAGTTCCTCGCCGGGACCGGCGACCGGCACGTCTACATGGCGTACGTCGGCATCGGCTGGGCGATGGCCCGACTGCCCCGGTTCCTCTGGGGCCGGGCCAGCGCCGCCGCGACCGACCCGTTGCTGCGCTGGCTGGTGCTCGACGGGTACGGCTTCCACCAGGCGTACTTCCACACCGCCGAGTACGTCGTCAACCGGCGGACGGTGCGCGGCTTCCCCTGGCCGTCGGAAGGCCCGACGTGGTACGCCGACCGCGTCGTGGACCAGGGCATCGGCCGGGCCATCTGGTTCGTCGCCGGCTCCGACCCGACGCGCGCCGCGGACCTGATCGACGCGTTCCCCGTCGCCCGGCACCAGGACCTGTACAGCGGCGCCGGCCTGGCCGCGACGTACGCCGGCGGCGCCACCGAGGAGGAGCTTGCCCTGTTCCTGCGCCGCTCCGGCGACCATGCCCCGTTCGTCGCCCAGGCCAGCGCGTTCGCAGCCCAGGCCCGGGTCCGCGCCGGGCTGCTGATGCCGCACACCGAGCTGGCCACCGAGGTGTTCTGCCGCACCGGTGCGGTCGAAGCGGCCCGGATCACCGACGAGGAGATCCCGCCCGTCACGGCGGAGTCCGACCTGCCGGCGTACGAGATCTGGCGGTGTGCGATTGCCGCACGGTTCCGCGCCGACGTCGGGGCGCAGCCGTGA